The proteins below come from a single Penaeus monodon isolate SGIC_2016 chromosome 23, NSTDA_Pmon_1, whole genome shotgun sequence genomic window:
- the LOC119588243 gene encoding LOW QUALITY PROTEIN: fibrillin-3-like (The sequence of the model RefSeq protein was modified relative to this genomic sequence to represent the inferred CDS: deleted 1 base in 1 codon; added 8 bases not found in genome assembly), which yields MEDVEDTYSEVPEPDRGLEPEEEDETLDAFEDLPEGYPTDRFMERGSNANYSRFIETEDIKFELLDMSCVVSESDSMYLPPPRVPNAHVTSYYTVTNPAPPNNVYAEAVYECKFGYRLTEGSSNRVFCMDDKWLGVLPSCVAYARQKSSGKCEDENGDCEQICDPTPNGRQCLCYKGFTLGEDGASCQDLDECAIDNGGCEGKCLNNLGSHRCYCPRGFRLGTNGKACIDKNECLLRNGHGPCQDTCVNTDGGYYCTCESMPGTQLGADNHTCEDVNECAIDNGGCSHICLNTFGQIFCTCPEGFVMGMDWKTCEDIDECSYEEIAGQCEHRCVNTPGSYHCAQAEELQQTALECPAGLVPTDDNLSCQDADECAEGNFGCSDVCVNTHGGAHCACPVGFALAPDDKTCEDIDESHGCANSQGSYSCTCPEGLTLSPDLRTCLDVNECASANGGCDQLCENTEGSFFCDCKEGFELSADGVTCSDTDECVEDNGGCDQECTNTKGSFSCSCLPGYELEDDFHCTDVDECQLQLSKCQHDCINVPGSYECVCHEGFEISSDNHTCLDIDECGSDTGCSHFCTNRNGSYVCHCPPGFHLDADDHTCVDEDECANENGGCTHLCHNFEGGYKCQCPSGMEKLHEGTAYERKHVCVDVDECEDKNGNCSHICSNLEGGYECQCPDGFSFKTEDDGTESEFECVDLDECEVDNGGCSHFCVNTEGGRECVCPEGMRLPEGTGNSTQESPCEDVDECLKDNGGCSHVCINLEGTYECECPEGWVLDIPDDYYDYYNDKPVDFDIYNEVIWKKCVDMNECSEDNGGCSHTCHNSDGGYKCSCPEGYWLGKDNRTCWDVNECTIDGGGCSDTCTNTDGSFVCSCPDGFQLVDSTRCVDVDECQQDNGGCTHRCVNQIGSYHCACLEGLLLQDDNVTCADLNECGDDNGGCSHDCQNLLGNYTCSCPPGFALGEDLHTCEDVNECLTNNGGCSHVCRNKKGSHRCKCPKGLNLGVDKLTCLDVDECGTENGGCSHQCANHKGHYTCLCPTGFALAADNHTCVDIDECQEDNGSCSYKCVNKEGSYECHCPFGMALSGDKLTCKDEDECAIDNGGCSHECHNTRGSTGASAQPDTALLSDGTSCEDIDECSVANGGCSHTCVNREGSFLCTCPRGYEISEDPYKCLDVNECAKAPCEHECFNTPGSYYCACRPGFKPKPDTSHQCWDVNECDEDNGGCAQDCFNSLGSYHCGCSVEYVINEDGHSCDLKPVFCPVIVAPLHGEMVCSRDLVGGAYPMGTTCTFTCSQGAALHGHANTTCLQSGTWSNNPVTCQAVKCSALAEVEHGRVSPDRCTRRTSSVGQHCYLSCSPGYRVVGNPVRTCQPAGTWSPDAVTPYCEKDTLRPFIQCPGDFSVDLAPHQSSSYVRLPQPKANVDWFRYVSGRHQRRALAGDTKNRRYVDSSPSWAKQLEADLPAGKTTVTFIARSPVSEETAACSFVVEVIDKEEPQVFGCPKSFLVHLADGETNTEVKWKEPVFKDNVEIAHLWKSMEPGRKLSAGTYPVHYVAMDPYRNRAKCSFTVTVQSRNSPHARPQFPSGQVLAVCPGLNGGKPILMYAWRVPQGCTVVRGSGSVLHAHWEHTLTTSQANDASSVATDPRQQSQVPTRTPFVFSPLNGPRAPPVHRLNNERKYGKNAKRFRGRNPVRGDLASTYHEQASAASSAATHFLQNFPFSALPPGTTMALAHAHVRGSSNTHAQAHAQAGIYNFG from the exons ATGGAGGACGTCGAGGACACGTACAGCGAGGTCCCTGAGCCCGACCGAGGACTGGAacccgaggaggaggacgagaccCTTGACGCCTTTGAGGACCTGCCCGAGGGTTACCCGACGGACAGGTTCATGGAGAGGGGGTCCAACGCCAACTACTCAAG ATTTATTGAAACGGAAGATATCAAATTCGAGTTGCTGGACATGTCGTGTGTAGTCTCGGAAAGCGACTCCATGTATCTTCCACCGCCGAGGGTCCCCAACGCTCATGTCACTTCATATTACAC AGTCACCAACCCTGCCCCGCCCAACAACGTTTACGCAGAAGCAGTGTATGAGTGTAAATTCGGCTACAGACTTACCGAGGGATCAAGTAATAGGGTTTTCTGCATGGACGACAAATGGCTGGGTGTTTTACCGTCGTGCGTTGCTTACG cccgcCAGAAGAGCAGCGGTAAATGCGAAGACGAGAACGGCGACTGCGAGCAAATCTGCGACCCGACGCCCAACGGCCGACAGTGCCTCTGCTACAAGGGCTTCACGCTGGGGGAGGACGGCGCTTCCTGCCAGG ACCTGGACGAGTGCGCGATAGACAACGGGGGCTGCGAAGGAAAGTGTCTCAACAACCTCGGCTCCCATCGCTGCTACTGCCCTCGGGGATTCCGCCTCGGGACCAACGGCAAGGCGTGTATAG ATAAGAACGAGTGTCTCCTTCGTAACGGCCACGGCCCCTGCCAGGATACGTGTGTTAATACCGACGGAGGATACTACTGCACCTGTGAAAGCATGCCAG GCACGCAGTTGGGAGCTGACAACCACACCTGCGAGGATGTAAACGAGTGTGCCATCGACAACGGAGGCTGCTCGCACATCTGCCTCAACACCTTCGGGCAAATCTTCTGCACTTGTCCCGAAGGCTTTGTGATGGGCATGGATTGGAAGACGTGCGAGG aCATCGACGAATGCAGCTACGAGGAAATAGCAGGGCAGTGCGAGCACCGCTGCGTCAACACCCCCGGCAGCTACCACTGCGCCCAGGCCGAGGAGCTGCAACAGACGGCCCTCGAGTGCCCCGCTGGCCTGGTGCCAACGGACGACAACCTCTCGTGCCAAG ACGCAGACGAGTGCGCAGAAGGCAACTTCGGCTGCTCTGACGTGTGCGTGAATACCCACGGCGGCGCCCACTGCGCGTGCCCAGTCGGCTTCGCCCTGGCGCCCGACGACAAGACCTGCGAGG ACATCGACGAAT CCCACGGCTGCGCCAACTCCCAGGGATCTTATAGCTGCACCTGCCCTGAGGGTCTTACGCTCTCGCCGGACCTCAGGACCTGCCTCG ATGTGAACGAGTGCGCTTCCGCCAACGGAGGATGTGACCAACTCTGTGAAAATACTGAAGGGTCTTTCTTCTGCGATTGCAAGGAAGGATTCGAACTCTCCGCCGACGGAGTCACTTGCAGCGATACGGACGAGTGCGTCGAGGACAACGGCGGATGTGAC CAGGAGTGTACCAACACAAAGGGTTCCTTTTCGTGCTCCTGTCTGCCTGGGTACGAGCTCGAGGATGACTTCCACTGCACTGACGTGGACGAGTGCCAGCTGCAACTGTCCAAGTGCCAGCATGACTGCATCAACGTCCCCGGTTCGTACGAGTGCGTTTGCCACGAAGGCTTCGAGATATCGTCGGACAACCACACGTGCCTTGATATCGACGAGTGCGGCTCCGACACCGGCTGCTCCCACTTCTGCACCAACCGCAACGGGTCGTACGTCTGCCACTGCCCGCCCGGCTTCCACCTCGACGCCGATGACCACACCTGCGTCGACGAGGACGAGTGCGCGAACGAGAACGGAGGCTGCACGCACCTCTGCCACAACTTCGAGGGAGGTTACAAGTGCCAATGCCCCTCGGGGATGGAGAAACTGCACGAGGGAACGGCCTACGAGAGGAAGCACGTCTGCGTCGACGTGGACGAGTGCGAGGACAAGAACGGCAACTGCAGTCACATCTGCAGTAACCTCGAGGGAGGCTACGAGTGCCAGTGCCCCGATGGATTCTCCTTCAAGACGGAAGATGATGGCACCGAGTCAGAGTTCGAGTGTGTGGATCTGGACGAGTGCGAGGTGGATAACGGTGGATGTAGCCACTTCTGCGTGAACaccgagggaggaagagagtgtgtATGTCCTGAAGGGATGAGGCTGCCTGAAGGAACTGGTAACAGCACACAGGAGTCCCCGTGCGAGGATGTGGACGAGTGCCTCAAGGATAACGGCGGCTGCAGCCACGTCTGCATCAACCTCGAGGGCACGTACGAATGCGAGTGCCCCGAGGGATGGGTCCTCGACATACCCGATGACTACTACGATTACTACAATGACAAACCCGTCGATTTCGACATCTACAACGAAGTCATCTGGAAAAAGTGCGTCGACATGAACGAGTGTTCCGAAGACAACGGAGGATGCAGCCACACGTGCCACAACAGCGACGGAGGCTACAAATGCTCTTGCCCGGAAGGGTACTGGCTGGGCAAGGACAACCGCACCTGCTGGGATGTCAACGAGTGTACCATCGACGGCGGCGGCTGCTCGGACACGTGCACCAACACCGACGGGTCCTTCGTGTGTTCTTGCCCCGACGGCTTCCAGCTGGTGGACTCCACTCGCTGCGTAGACGTGGACGAATGCCAGCAGGACAACGGCGGCTGCACCCACCGCTGCGTCAACCAGATCGGGAGCTACCACTGCGCATGCTTGGAAGGCCTCCTGCTGCAGGACGACAACGTCACCTGCGCCGATCTGAACGAGTGCGGGGACGACAACGGCGGCTGCTCTCACGACTGCCAGAATCTGCTCGGCAATTACACCTGCAGCTGCCCGCCCGGCTTCGCCCTCGGGGAGGACCTGCACACCTGCGAGGACGTGAACGAGTGCCTCACGAACAACGGCGGCTGCTCGCACGTCTGCCGCAACAAAAAGGGCTCCCACAGGTGCAAGTGCCCCAAGGGCCTGAACCTCGGCGTCGACAAGCTCACCTGCCTGGACGTGGACGAGTGTGGCACCGAGAACGGCGGATGCTCTCATCAGTGCGCCAACCACAAGGGCCACTACACGTGCCTCTGTCCCACCGGCTTCGCACTGGCGGCGGACAATCACACCTGCGTTGATATAGACGAGTGCCAGGAAGACAACGGCTCGTGCAGCTACAAATGTGTGAACAAAGAAGGGAGTTATGAGTGCCACTGCCCGTTCGGGATGGCACTCAGTGGGGACAAGCTCACGTGCAAGGACGAGGACGAGTGTGCCATCGACAATGGAGGATGTAGCCATGAGTGCCACAACACACGAGGCTC TACAG GTGCGAGTGCCCAACCGGATACCGCCTTACTTAGCGATGGCACTTCTTGTGAAGATATAGACGAGTGTTCTGTCGCCAACGGAGGATGCTCTCATACCTGCGTCAACAGAGAAGGGTCGTTCCTGTGCAC CTGTCCTAGAGGTTACGAGATATCGGAAGATCCTTACAAATGTCTGGACGTGAATGAGTGTGCTAAAGCTCCTTGTGAACACGAGTGCTTTAACACCCCCGGCTCCTACTACTGTGCCTGCAGGCCTGGATTCAAACCGAAGCCAGA ACCAGTGCTGGGATGTGAACGAATGTGACGAGGATAACGGAGGATGTGCACAGGATTGCTTCAACTCCCTCGGGTCCTACCACTGCGGCTGCTCGGTGGAGTATGTGATAAACGAAGATGGGCACTCGTGTGATC TCAAACCCGTGTTCTGCCCTGTGATTGTGGCGCCTCTACACGGGGAGATGGTGTGCTCCAGGGACCTCGTGGGTGGAGCTTACCCAATGGGAACCACCTGTACATTTACGTGTTCTCAGGGGGCGGCGCTCCACGGACATGCTAATACCACGTGTCTTCAGTCAGGCACTTGGTCAAATAATCCCGTTACGTGTCAAG CTGTAAAATGCTCAGCGTTGGCGGAGGTGGAGCACGGCCGCGTCTCCCCCGACCGCTGCACTCGGCGCACATCGAGCGTGGGTCAGCACTGCTACCTCTCTTGCTCGCCAGGCTACCGTGTCGTAGGGAACCCTGTACGGACCTGCCAGCCTGCCGGGACGTGGTCACCCGATGCCGTTACGCCGTACTGTGAGAAGG ACACCCTACGGCCGTTCATCCAGTGTCCTGGCGACTTCTCCGTGGACTTAGCCCCTCACCAGAGCTCCTCCTACGTCAGGCTCCCGCAACCGAAAGCCAACGTCGACTGGTTCAG ATATGTGTCAGGGCGACATCAAAGAAGAGCGCTGGCTGGAGACACCAAGAACAGAAG ATACGTAGACTCCTCTCCAAGCTGGGCCAAGCAGCTGGAGGCGGACCTGCCGGCGGGTAAGACGACGGTGACGTTCATAGCTCGTTCGCCCGTGTCTGAGGAGACGGCCGCCTGCTCCTTCGTCGTCGAGGTCATAG ataaagaggaaCCGCAAGTCTTTGGCTGCCCGAAGTCTTTCTTGGTTCACCTGGCGGACGGAGAGACAAACACGGAAGTGAAGTGGAAGGAACCGGTTTTTAAAGATAATGTGGAAATCGCTCACCTGTGGAAGTCGATG GAACCAGGACGGAAACTGTCGGCAGGAACGTATCCGGTACATTACGTGGCCATGGATCCTTATAGAAATCGAGCTAAGTGTTCTTTCACCGTGACTGTCCAGT CTCGGAACTCCCCGCATGCACGC CCACAGTTTCCTTCCGGCCAAGTGCTGGCTGTCTGCCCGGGTTTGAACGGCGGAAAACCCATCCTGATGTATGCT TGGCGTGTACCCCAGGGATGCACCGTAGTTCGAGGCAGCGGCAGTGTACTCCATGCCCATTGGGAACATACACTGACAACTTCGCAAG CCAACGATGCAAGCAGTGTGGCGACGGATCCACGACAGCAGAGCCAGGTGCCAACTCGAACGCCCTTTGTCTTTTCCCCGTTGAATGGGCCGAGAGCGCCGCCCGTGCACAG